In the genome of Paracholeplasma morum, the window GAAGCTTCTTCAATAGTAACAGTGCTTCAATTGGACTAAGTTCATTGATATTTAGATCTTTAAGCTCATTTAGAACGGTTTCTTCTTTCAAAGAAACATAAGTTAAGTCATCGACTTCATCGAAATTGAATAAGTTAAGCAGCGCAGTTTGTTTTTTGTCTTTTTCCAAATGATTAAGAATCTCTTCTGCTCTTCTAATGAGAGGTTTCGGAAGTTTTGCAAGTTCAGCAACATTAATCCCATACGATTTATCAGTTGGACCTTCTTTGATTTTGTGTAAGAAAACAATGGTTCTTTTTTCTTCAGCTGCCATAACGTGAATGTTTTTTAAACGTTTAAGAGAGGTCTCTAAAACGGTAAGTTCATGATAATGTGTTGAAAACAACGTAATGCACTTGATTTTTTCATGGACATATTCGATGATTGCTTGAGCCAAGGCCATACCATCGTATGTGGCAGTTCCTCGACCAATTTCATCAAATATTAATAATGATTGATCAGTCGCATGCTTAATGGCATCATTGGTTTCGAGCATTTCAACCATAAATGTGGATTGACCTAAACTTAAGTCATCAGAAGCTCCAATTCGTGTGAAGATTTGATCGAATAATGGTAATTCTGCACTGTCTGCTGGAATGAATGATCCCATTTGAGCCATGACAACATGTTGGGCAAACATTCTCATATAAGTAGATTTACCACTCATGTTAGGACCAGTGATCAGTAAAATCCCTTTATCATCAATCACGATGTCATTTTGGACAAAATCGCCTTTAATCGATTGTTCAACAACAGGGTGTCTACCATTTTTGATAGAGACACTACGGGTATTCGTAAATGTAGGTCTAACATACCTGTTTTTCTTAGAAACTAAGGCTAGATTTGACATTGCATCAATAAATGCAATTTGGTCTGATAATATTTGAAGATTCTTAGTCTCTTTTGAAACCATATCTCTAATTCTCAAAAACAGTTCATACTCAAGCGCGACTTCTTTTTCACCAGCACTTAAGATAAATGTTTCTTTTTCTTTTAACTCTTCCGTAATGAATCGTTCTGCCCCTGATAGGGTTTGTTTTCTTTGGTAACCAAATTCTTCTTTAACTAAATCTAAGCTACCTTTTGTAACTTCGATATAATAACCAAATACACGGTTATATCCTATTTTTAGATTTTTAATTCCTGTTCTTTCTTTTTCTTTTGATTCAAATTGAACCATCCATGCCTTACCATCGCTGCTGGCATTCTTAAGTTCATCTAAATAAGCGTCATAGCCCAGTTTAATTAGACCACCTTCTTTTAAAGTTAGAGGTGGTTCAGCTTCGATGGCAGACTCTAGTAGAGTATATAAGTCATTTAAGTCATAGATTTCATCATTATAGGTATCTAGTAGTGGGTGATTAAACTGTGAAAGGGCATGTTTTATCTCTGGCACCCTTGATAGAGTTTGTCTCAGTTGTGCCAGGTCTTTACCATTGGCATTTTTGGTTGCTATTCTGGTTGTGATTCTTCTTAAGTCATATACGCCTTTTAAGGCTTCTTTAAGTTGATGTAACGATACCATTGACGACTGCATCGCTTCAATGACATCAAACCTTTTTTCGATGACGTTTTGTTCTTTACTTGGTTCGTCCATGAACTTTCTTATAAGTCTTGAACCAAGCGCAGTCACACAGTGGTCTAAGACCTCAATTAGCGTGCTACCTTTGTGATGACTATAGGTGTCTGTAAGTTCCAAACTTAAGCGAGAATGACTATCTAGTTTCAAATAAGAATTTTTCTCAAGTACTTTAATCTCGTTAAACTGTTCTAAATCGTTTCTTTGTGTTTCTTTTAAATAGTTCAATAATAAACCCGATGCTTTTTGGGCTTTTGGGTTTAGAGACTCATTAAGTGCGTGTTTTAGAATATGATCGGTGCTTGAAAGCAATACGAGTTTATCTAATTTGGCCATCAAGCGGTTTTCATGGGATTCTAAGACTACTTCTTTTAGATCCAAACGCACAATTTCTTGTATAAGTTCGTCTTCGCCTAACTCAAGAAGTACACTTAAATCCCCTGTGGATAGGTCTGCATATGCAAGGTTAAAGTGGGCTTCATCGCGAACAATACCTCCGATGTAATTAAATGTGCGTGCATTCAAAATCCCTTCGTCCATAATCATACCTGGTGTAATCAACTTGACAACTTCACGTTTTACTAGACCATTTCCTGGTTCAGTCACTTGTTCAACTATCGCGATTTTAAACCCGTTTTGAATCAATTTTTGTGCATATGGGATAACAGCGTGATGAGGTACACCACACATTGGCACTCGTTCCTCTGCACCTGCATCTCTACCTGTTAACGCAATTTCTAATGTCTTTGAAGCGATTATTGCATCTTCAAAAAACATTTCATAAAAATCCCCTAATCTAAAAAAGACTATCGCATCCGCGTAGTCCTTTTTAATTTCAAGATACTGTTGCATCATAGGAGTGTATGTTGTTTCTTTTTTAGCCATACAATCACCTTTCTACTTCATATAAGCCCATTAAAATATGTTTCTTACCCAATTCATAAATGCTTCCCAATTGAACATGTATTTTAGATTGTTTTCCAAATAATGTCTTGTATGTTCAGCAAATTCAAATCCTGGATCAAGAATCTTATCTAGCAATTTACCTGATTTATAAGAACCAATATTAATAACACCATAAGTTCTAAGCAATCCAATGGTTAAGTAAACGGCTGCCAATACTATCACAATAAATAGTGTCCATAAAATGAAACGACGTACTGGGTGTTTTTTCTTTTCTTTCTTTTGTACTTCGTCTTTCTTAGCTTCTACTGGAACCTCTTTATCATGCTTTTCTTCAACAAATCCATTTTCAGATTCTTCAATGGCTTTTGTTTCTTCTTTTTGAACTTTGCTCCATTCTTTAGAATCAAGCGTTGTTTCATAAGCAGATAAAATGGTTGGTTTTAAAATAGGTTTATGAGCTTTCTCATAAGCTTTATCTAGCATTAATTGGTGATATTGATTAATATCCATACGTAGTGCTTTAAGTTCATCAACCAATAATTTAATGGTTTCGGATGATACTTGATCTGTGACAACTTGTTTTTCAATCACTTTAACAATCTCTTTCTCTATTTTTGGTTCAGGAATTTTCTCTTCTATGAATTTCACTTCTTTAGGAACCACTTTTTCTTGAGGTTCTTTAGCAATGACACCAACGACTGACTCGATTTCTTCTTTTGGAGCTCTTGCATCTACAAATGCCTCAATTTCTTCTTCAAACTCAATTTCTGTCATTGGTTGCTTAATATCATCCATATAAACACGTTCAGTTGGTTTAATCTCTTCATAAACGCCTGGATTAATTGGTACATAGTATTTCTCTTTAGTTTCTTTTGCGTTCGCTAGAATATACTCAATAATTTCTTCTTTTTTCAGTTCAATGGATGCCTTAATATTATTTTCGATCGCGAAACGTTGAAGTTGAATTACTGCCATTTTTTTGACTTTTTCTTCAATATCAGGCTTGTATTGGTTTTGATTTTTGAGCTCACGGATAATGATATCAACCAATTCATTCTTCTTTAGTCTTCTTGGAACATCCACCCCGTACTTAAGCCCGATTTCACGAAGTTCAACTAAAGTAGAACTCTTAAATAAAACTGGTCTGAATAATTCTGGAGATAATCCATCAATTTGGTTTTCATCATCGAAAAATATTGAGTTTAATTTTCCATGATAAACAAGTAAATCTTCTGATAATGGACCGACATTGGCATAATGTGCTCTAGTTTCATTGACGAATGATAACAGTTCTTTAGAAGGTACTTTTCTATCAATTAGATAAGTTAACAAGCTAAGCCATAACGATTCCAATGTTTTTTTCTCTAAATCAGAAGATCTAAACTGTGGAATTAAATTAATGAGTTGTGACTCACTAAAATTGTCATACCAAGACAAACGATAGTTCACTTCGTCGGATAGAGTTTGTTGAACAATTTGTCTAGATGTCACATAACTATCCAGTTCTTTTCGAAGTGCATTCATACGTACCCTTCTTGGAACGGTTAGTCCGATTGATTCAAAAAATCGAACAACTTTTTCTGCAGGAAAAAACATTAGTGTTTGAATTACACTATCAACTTTAACTTGTTGATCCCCCATCTTAACTTCGCTGTTCATGGACAAAATTGTCATAATAATCCCTCCGTTAGTGTTAATCTATTATAATCATACATCAAAACCTCTTATTTAGCAAGTATCCCGACTAATCAAAAAAAGCGAATACTAGGGTTTTTCCACTAGTTTTCGCTTTTGAAAATATCATTTGATAATGCCTTATTTATCTCGGTTTCTATAATCTCTTTTACTTCAATTAAAAGTTGATTAATCTCATTTTGTAAATCTAAATACGTCTCAATCAAAGGTTCTGATTCGAATTCATTTCTTAACTCACTGTATGTATCTTCAAACTGTTTGATGGCATTTGATTTTTGGATTGCCTTCGCGTTTACCAGTTGTTTTTGAATTGATTTTAGTTCGGCAAAACGTTTTTTCAAGTCCTTGTTTGAGTTAATTGCTTGTTCAAATTTTTGGTAAGTTTTAATCTCTTCAATCTCACTTACTAGTTTTATTAGTTCATCTTTTCTATTCAAGGGCTTCTCCTATTAAGAACCAAGTTCTTGCGATTGTTACTTTAACATCAACGATTTTACCAATTAGAGATTTATCACCTTTAAAGTTAACCAGTTTATTATGTTCTGAATATCCAGCCAAAATATTTTCATCATGCTTGGATACCCCATCAACTAATACTTTGATGATTTTGCCCACATACTTAGTGCTTGATTCTAGATAACCATCGTTAACAACTTTGTTTAATCTTCTTAGTCGTTCTTTTTTTTCGGTTTCAGGAATAACATCTTCAAAACTTGCAGCTGGTGTTCCAGCACGTTTTGAGAATATAAATGTATAAGCACCTTCAAAGCCAACTTGTTTAACCAATTCTAGTGTTTGAAGAAAATCTTCTTCTGTTTCAGAAGGAAACGCAACAATTAAGTCTGTTGTTAATGAAATATCAGGGCGTGCTTCTTTCAGTGCCTTAATAACTTCAAGGTAACGCTCTTTGGTATAGTGACGATTCATCTTCTTTAACACACTATTGCTTCCTGATTGAACAGGTAGATGTAGGTGTGGCATTACAGACTTACATATCTTAAATGCTTCGATGGTTCTCATATCGATATCTCGTGGATGGCTTGTTGTAAAGCGAATTCTTGGGATTCCGAGTTTATCTAAATCCATTAATAGATT includes:
- the mutS gene encoding DNA mismatch repair protein MutS gives rise to the protein MAKKETTYTPMMQQYLEIKKDYADAIVFFRLGDFYEMFFEDAIIASKTLEIALTGRDAGAEERVPMCGVPHHAVIPYAQKLIQNGFKIAIVEQVTEPGNGLVKREVVKLITPGMIMDEGILNARTFNYIGGIVRDEAHFNLAYADLSTGDLSVLLELGEDELIQEIVRLDLKEVVLESHENRLMAKLDKLVLLSSTDHILKHALNESLNPKAQKASGLLLNYLKETQRNDLEQFNEIKVLEKNSYLKLDSHSRLSLELTDTYSHHKGSTLIEVLDHCVTALGSRLIRKFMDEPSKEQNVIEKRFDVIEAMQSSMVSLHQLKEALKGVYDLRRITTRIATKNANGKDLAQLRQTLSRVPEIKHALSQFNHPLLDTYNDEIYDLNDLYTLLESAIEAEPPLTLKEGGLIKLGYDAYLDELKNASSDGKAWMVQFESKEKERTGIKNLKIGYNRVFGYYIEVTKGSLDLVKEEFGYQRKQTLSGAERFITEELKEKETFILSAGEKEVALEYELFLRIRDMVSKETKNLQILSDQIAFIDAMSNLALVSKKNRYVRPTFTNTRSVSIKNGRHPVVEQSIKGDFVQNDIVIDDKGILLITGPNMSGKSTYMRMFAQHVVMAQMGSFIPADSAELPLFDQIFTRIGASDDLSLGQSTFMVEMLETNDAIKHATDQSLLIFDEIGRGTATYDGMALAQAIIEYVHEKIKCITLFSTHYHELTVLETSLKRLKNIHVMAAEEKRTIVFLHKIKEGPTDKSYGINVAELAKLPKPLIRRAEEILNHLEKDKKQTALLNLFNFDEVDDLTYVSLKEETVLNELKDLNINELSPIEALLLLKKLQEDLK
- a CDS encoding YlbF family regulator — its product is MNRKDELIKLVSEIEEIKTYQKFEQAINSNKDLKKRFAELKSIQKQLVNAKAIQKSNAIKQFEDTYSELRNEFESEPLIETYLDLQNEINQLLIEVKEIIETEINKALSNDIFKSEN